The DNA window AGGGTCACTTTCAAGGATTACGGTTTTTTTGTTCCTCTTAATTCAGCAGGAAATTCAGTAGTTATGGAAGGTGTAGCAAAATTAGATACGGTTGAAGTTGATATATTAAAGCATTATGCTGAAGATGCCGGAAAGACTCAAGATGAAATCGATGCCATTACCGAACCCGAAATCAAACTGGCATTTGAAGCCGTCGGTGTAAAAATCAAGGAAAAGATCTAAATCAGGTCTTTTCTTTATTCCTAAATAATTAATTCTAAATGGGTAAATTTCATTTACTCCTAATTGTATATTGTCTTTGCCTTTTTGATTTAAAGGCTCAGAAAATTAGCTATACGGTAGATTTAAGAGAGCCTCATAAAAACACTTACCGGGTCAGCCTTGAGTTAGACTACAAAAATGCTCCTGATACTGTGGTTTTAAAAATGGCCACATGGACACCCGGATCTTATTTGATAAGAGAATTCGCCAAACATGTAAATAGTTATTCTGCCAGCAATAGAAAAGGCGAAAAACTTCATTCCTACAAAAAAGACAAAAACACATGGGTCGTACATAACGATGGACAAAAAATCATTGTTTTTAACTATTCGGTCTATGCCCATGAACTAAGCGTTCGCACTACTTTTCTCAATGGGGATTTAGGATTGATTAATGGCACAGCTTTGTACATTTATCCTGATAATGTTTTGGATAAAAATGCGGACGTTCAATTTATCCTGCCGAAATCATGGAATATTTCAACAACTCTGCCTCTTATTGATGAAAAGGAAAACATTTATAAGTCAATCAATTACGACCAGTTGTTTGATTGTCCCGTTTTATTGGGAAAACACAATGAATTTGCTTTTGAGGCCAAAGGGGTAAAACACCGGATGGCAATAAATTCTACCACTTTTTACGATCCGGAAATACTAAAAGAGGACATAAGCAAAATTGTAGAGGCGCAGACTGAAATATTTAATGATAATCCCAATAAGGAATATCTATTTATTGTTATTGCCCGAAAATACGATGGAGGCGGCCTGGAACACAAAAACAGCACTACTTTAATTATTGACAGATTCAATCTGGCCAAAGAATCCTCTTACAGACAATTTTTAGGTTTAGTGGCGCATGAGTATTTCCATTTATGGAATGTTAAACGCCTGCGGCCATTGGAGTTGGGGCCATTTGACTATGAAAAAGAAAACTATACCGATCTTTTATGGGTAATGGAGGGCTTCACTTCATATTACGGTACAAAAACCCTTATCAGAATTGGAGAAAGTGAAGAAAATTCATTCTTCAGACGAATTGCAAATTCATGGGAAAGAGAATATCTAAGACCGGGAGCAAAAATTCAGAGTATTGCGGAATCGAGTCTGGATGCATGGATAAAATTTTACAGAGATGATGAAAATGATTATAACGCCACAGTCTCCTATTATGGCCGTGGATTTTTAATGGCAGCGATGCTGGAAATGTTAATTGTTCGGGAAAGCAATGCAGAATATAGTCTTGATGAATTGATGAAAAGACTATATGAAAAATACCATATATCCAATTCCAGAGGCTTTACTATGAAAGAATTCATTAAAGAGATTAATGATTTATGCGACAAGGATTATTCGGGGTTCTTCAAAAAATACATTTATGACACTCAAATACCACCTTTAGACAGTATTATGCGACCATTTGGTTATGAGGTTAAATTTGAAACATCCTCAAATTCAGAATGGGGATTCAGGGTTAAAAATGAAGACGAGCATTATAAAATTAATAGGATTATTTCGGGAACACCGGCTCATAAAGCTGGGCTAAATGTTGACGATGAAATAATCGCAATCGACAGTTTTGCCTTTGATATGCGTAAATTGGCCTTTTTCGCCGAGTATTATCCAGACAATTATAGTTTGGATTTTGTAGTAATTCGCGATGATATCCTTAAAAAAATATCTTTAATGACCCCTGAAGCCACAAAAAATACACTCGAAATCAGTCAAATTCCTGAGTTAAATGAAGATGAAGTAAGGTTTCGAAAGAAAATGTTGTTTAATAATTGATTGATTCAAGTATATAAAGGTATATTTGTCAAAGTCAAAATTTTCTTATTTTTAGCTCCATAAATCGTTCTGGTATGAAAAAATTAATCCGTGTCTCATTTTCCGTTTTATTGTCTTTTTACATGATTTCATGTGGATCGGGAGATTCGAGCCAAGAAAAAGAAAAGGACCTTGAAGATGTAGTTGTGGATCAGGTAGATCCCGAATTCAAAGAAGAATTTAAAGCGGCAATTAAAAAGTTGCCATCTCCATTGGAGATTTCACAGTTTATAAACAGTACCGGAGCGGCTTATAATAGAGAAATATTAAACCCATATGAGGATGTGGATAAATACATGACCACCAATCAGAAAAAAGCATTGAATCTCGGAATTTATGTAGCTGACTTGGGTTATTCATGTGCTTATTATGTGCAGGAAGATATTATTCAGTATGTAAACGCAGTTAAAGTAGTATCCGATCAACTGGGTGTTTCCGGAGCATTTGGACAGGAAAAAATTGCAAAATTTGAGCAAAGCCTTCCAAACAAAGATTCCCTTATTAAAGTCGTTACTGAAAATATTTATCTAACCGACGATATTCTTATTGAAAATGACAAATTAGATATGACTGCCTTGATTCTGGCGGGTAGTTTTATCGAAGGATTGCATATTTCTACATCGATTGTTAAAAATTATCCCAATGACCTTCCTGATGAATTCAGGTTTCAAATTCTTAACCCAATCATCACAGAAATAGATGAGCAAGAAGAGACATTGGCATTGCTTCTTGATATCATGAGCAATTTTGAAGATAATGAAGCCATAGATCAAATGGAATCAAGACTCGCTGAATTAAATGATGTTTATTCAGGAATAAAAGAAAACAAAGCTCAGGTCCCCGAAAGTGAGGATGTGAATGCAGATGCCGGTATGATGGTTGAGCCTGTTTTGAATAAGGAACAATTGGAAATGATCACTAACAAAGTTGTTGAAATTCGAAATGTAATTATCAGCTAAGGATTTATTGCAATTTATTTTTTTAAGCACCGTCGAAAGCGGTGCTTTTCTTTTTTTCAGCAACGAAAAGTACTTTTATTAATCAGCTTTAAGCTTGATATTCGTACTTTAATTCAAGTCAATGAATCCTGAACACGCCAAACGCCGGATAGAAGAATTAAGCGATAAAGTCAATTACTACAACGAGCAATATTACATCTACGATAAATCAGAAATATCTGATTATGAATTTGATCAATTGCTTAATGAGCTCAACAATCTTGAAATAGAATTTCCTCAATACAAACTTCCGCATTCTCCTACCAGCCGTGTCGGCGGTGATATAACCAAAAAATTTGCGGTTGTTAAACATGAATACCCGATGCTCTCACTTGCCAATACTTATACATTTGAAGAGCTTGAAGAATTTGATAAAAGAGTAAAAAAGGACCTGGGCCTCGAACAGGTCGATTATTTCTGTGAATTAAAATTTGACGGAGTTGCGATTAGTGTTATATACGAGAATGGAATATTAACACGTGCCATTACGCGCGGGGATGGCGTTCAGGGTGACGAAATCACGGCCAATGTCAAAACCATCAAATCTTTACCTTTAAAGATTCAAATTAGCGATTTTCCCAAAAAATTTGAAGTTCGTGGAGAAGTGTTTTTTACCAAGTCGGAATTTGAAAAATTGAATAAATCACGTGAGGATCAGGGTGAAGATTTATATGCCAATCCAAGAAATACGGCATCGGGTACATTAAAAATGCAGGATTCAACAATTGTAGCTTCAAGAAACCTGCAATGCTATTTATACTATTTACTAGGAGAAGATCTAAATATAGAAAAACATGAAGATGGCATTAAAAATCTCGAAAAATGGGGTTTTAATGTTTCTGACAGCTATAGACTATGCAATGGCATTGAAGCCATACGTAACTATATAAACGAATGGGAACACAAGCGTTTTGAATTGCCGGTTGAGACCGATGGGATTGTAATAAAAGTAAACTCAATCAAGCTTCAAAATAAACTCGGAACAACCGCAAAAAGCCCAAGGTGGGCCATAGCTTATAAATACAAAGCAGAATCTTCGATTACAGAATTATTAAAAGTGACCTATCAGGTGGGAAGAACCGGAGCCATTACGCCTGTGGCAAATTTATATCCTGTTTTGCTGGCAGGCACAACGGTAAAAAGAGCCTCATTGCACAATGCCAACGAAATTAAAAGACTTGATCTTCATGAAGGCGACTTTGTTCATGTTGAAAAAGGCGGCGAAATAATCCCAAAAATCACGGGTGTTGATAAGAGCAAACGATCAAAAACAGCTAAAAAAATAAATTACATCAGCAAATGCCCGGAATGCGGTACAGCGCTTGTAAGAAACGAAGGTGAGGCCCAGCATTATTGTCCGAACGATATCTATTGTCCTCCTCAAAAAAGAGGCAGAATCGAACATTTTGTATCAAAGAATGCCATGGATATTGATTCCTTGGGTTCGGAAACAATAACAGGATTGCTCGATAAGGAATTAATAAAGGACATTGCTGATTTGTATTATCTTAAATATGAAGACTTAGAAAATCTTGAATTTGAAGCATATTCAGAAAAAAAAGGTGAAGTCATTAAAAGAAGGCTTTTGGAAAAATCAGCTCGAAACCTTATCAATGGTATTGAGGCATCAAAAAAACAACCGTTCGAACGTGTACTTTTCGGTTTGGGAATTCGATTTGTAGGTCAAACGGTAGCTGAAAATCTATCCAATCATTTTCAAAATATAGAAAAGTTATCAAATGCCAGCACCGAAGAATTAATTGAAGTACAGGATATTGGAACAAGGATTGCAGAATCGCTTAGGGCCTATTTCAATGATAAAATGCATTTGGACCTCGTAAAGCGATTAAAAAATGCAGGTTTAAATTTTGAAATTAAAGAGGATAATACAGGTAGTAATGCATTGAATGGCGCAAAAATTGTAGTTTCAGGCGTTTTTGAAAATTTTTCAAGAGACGGAATTAAAAAATCGGTAAAAATTAATGGTGGAAAATTAGTCAGCAGCATTTCTTCGCAAACCGATTTTATATTGGCAGGTGAGAATATGGGGCCGGCCAAGCTCAAGAAAGCCGAAGATCTGGGTATAAAAATTATAAATGAAGAAGAATATCTTAAAATGATAGAAGAGAAATGATCGGAGAAAGATTTTTAAAATGGAAATTAAAATGGAACAAGCATTTCTCCTATCTTAAAAGAGAAAGTAAAGCCTATTCCCAGGCAAAAAAAATTGGAATAATTATCAAAAACGACAATCCCAAATACAATGAAGGGATTGAGAAGATGGTAAGAAATTATATCAATGAAGGCAAAATGGTCGAGGTGCTTTGTTATCAGATCAATATTGTTAATTCAAAATACAATTTCCCTTTCTTTAGTTTTAGCAAAAAAGAACTCAAATGGAATGGCGAAATTGAAAACAGTCACTTTAAAAAACTAATTGAAACAAAATATGATTATCTAATTAGCATATCGGATGAAATGGATATTGTTTTGGAATATATGTTAAAAAAATCACCGGCTCTTTTGAGAATAGGAAACGCGGGAGTGCATAAGCCGGAACATGTCGATCTGATGGTACAAAAAGGAAACGATAAAAATTTATCTGAACTGGCTGTTCATATTTTTGAATACTCTAAAAAATTAAAATAAATGGTCTTAAAAGGTACCGGTGTAGCACTTGTTACTCCTTTCGATAAAAATTTGAGTATCGATTACTCCGCCTTACAAGGATTACTGGATTTTGTAAGTAAGGGTGTTGAATATCTTGTAGTTCAGGGCACAACAGGTGAGTCGCCGACTTTGAGTCTTAAAGAAAAGCAAGAGATATTAAAATTTGTAAAAGATAATAATGACGACAAGCTTCCAATAGTTTATGGAATTGGTGGGAACAATACCAATGAAGTGATAAGTCAAATTAATTCAACTGACCTGTCCGGTGTTGAAGCCATTTTATCCGTAAGCCCTTATTACAATAAGCCATCTCAATCTGCGCTAATACGCCATTATACCATGATAGCTGATGTATCTCCGGTTCCAGTAATATTGTACAATGTTCCCGGGAGAACAGGCGGCAATTTAAACGCCGGCACAACGCTTGAATTATCAAAGCACAATAATATAATCGGAATTAAAGAGGCCTCAGGAAATATGGATCAGATTACAGAGATCGCATTGAACAAAGAAGATTCCTTTTTATTAATATCCGGTGATGATATGCTTACAGTGCCTATGATCAGTCTTGGAGCTGCTGGGGTAATATCTGTTATATCTAATGCATTCCCGATGGAATTCGGAGATTTGGTAAGAAAAGCCCTGGAGGGAGATTTTAAGTCGGAACGGCCTAATTACAGAATTTTAAACAGGATCAATCCTTTACTCTATAAAGAATCAAATCCGGTGGGAATCAAGCAAGTCCTTAAATCAATGGGTATTTGTGAAGGCTATTGCAGGCCACCATTATTTGAAGCTTCAGAAAACTTACAGAAAGAAATAAAAATGGTATTAAAAAAATAAAGGAGCCAATTTCTTGACTCCTCTATTTTATATCCAAACGAAAGATAATTTACTTACTGTTTTTGATATCCTGTACTTCCTTTCTGATTTCCTGCGCTAGGTTCTTAAGTTCTTGCATACCCTTTCTTACTCGGGTACCTGCGGCCTGGTTTTCTTTATCATAGAACTTTTGGAAGTCAGCCTCAAGTGACATAACTAAATCTCTTATTTGATCAAATCTTTTCATTTTACTTTATTTTAATTATCGTGATAAACTTAATCCTCGCTAAAAATAGAAATTTAATGATAGCGTTCAAACAAAACACAGCAAAATATTAATTTTTATCAATATTTAGCTCTTTTCTAGTTGATGATTGACCTCTTTGTAGTCTCCTTCTTTCAATTTAACCGCTATTTTCTCAAAGGCAGCAATTGTTTCATCAACATCTGAAATGGAATGAACAGCGGTTGGTATCAATCTCAACATGATCACATCCTTTGGTACCACCGGATATATTACTATAGAACAAAAGATATTGAAGTTCTCCCTTAAATCCATTGTCAGTTGAGCGGCTTCCTGAGGGCCTCCACTTAATATGACAGGAGTTACCGGAGAATTCGTTTGGCCAATATTAAATCCTCTTTCTTTTAGTCCTGTTTGTAGTGCATTTACAACCTTCCAAAGGTTTTCCTTTAGTTCGGGTTTTGATTTAAGCAATTCAAGTCTTTTCAAATTTCCAATCACGATAGGCATTGGCAAGGATTTTGCGAAAATCTGTGATCTGGTATTGTATCTTAAATAATCAATAACATTTTCATTGCTGGCAGCAAATGCACCTATGCTTGCCATGGATTTTGCAAAAGTTGAAAAATAGATGTCAATTCCATCCTGACAGCCCTGATGTTCACCTGCACCGGCACCGGTTTTTCCAAGCGTTCCAAATCCGTGAGCATCATCCACCAATAAGCGGAAATCGTATTTTTTCTTTAAATCAACTATCTCTTTAAGTTTTCCCTGATTTCCGGACATCCCAAAAACACCTTCGGTGATGACCAATATACCACCACCTGATTCTGAGGCTATTCGCTCTGCTCTTTTCAATTGCTTTTCGCAAGCTTCAATATCATTATGTGCATATACAAATCGTTTGCCCGGATGCATTCTCAATCCATCGATAATACAGGCATGTGCTTCACTGTCATAAACCACCACATCGCGTCTGTCAAGTAATGCGTCAATTATAGACATGATTCCCTGATAACCGTAATTCAATAGAATTGAATCTTCTTTGCCGACAAAACTTGCCAATTCAGATTCCAACTGTTCGTGAATTGTAGAATTACCCGACATCATTCTTGCACCCATCGGATAAGCCAAACCCCAGTCCTCACTTGCTTGAGAGTCTGCTTTTCTAATTTCAGGGTGATTGGCAAGGCCCAAATAATTATTCAAACTCCATGTCAATACTTCTTTTCCTCTAAATACCATTCGAGGAGCTATTTCTCCTTCTAGTTTAGGGAATGCAAAATAACCATGAGCAAAATTGGAGTACTTTCCAAGGGGCCCTCTGTCTTGTTGTAATTTTTCAAATAAATCCACGATAAAAAATTTAATTTCGTCTTCTCTAGGCTGCAAAGCTAAGATGAAAACTAAGATTCTCAAATTAGCGCATTCTGAAATATATTTAATTTTAAGCTTCAGAAATAGTAAATCTTATTTATTTTTCACTTTATATGACAAAGATTAAAAAGATATTAATTGCAAACAGGGGTGAAATCGCGCTCAGAGTGATTAGAACAGCGAAAGAGATGGGAATAAAAACCGTTGCCGTTTACAGCGATGTCGACCGGGAATCTCTACATGTTTTTCACGCCGACGAGGCAGTTCACATCGGGGCCTCTCCTTCAAGCGAGTCATATCTCAATATAGATAAAATTATTAATGCCGCTAAAAGCCGAAATGTTGATGCCATTCATCCCGGTTATGGCTTTCTTTCTGAGAATGCAAAATTTGCAATCGCTATTGAAGATGCGGGAATGATATTCATAGGCCCTTCTGCCCATTCCATTGAAATAATGGGAAGTAAATTAGCAGCAAAAGAAGCTGTCGCTAAATATGATATCCCACTCATCCCAGGTTCAAAGGGGGCGATTTCTGATGTAAATGAGGCAAAAAAGATCGCTAAAGATATTGGCTTTCCAATTTTGATTAAAGCAAGTGCCGGCGGAGGTGGAAAAGGAATGAGAATTGTCGAAAAAGAAGCCGATCTGGATGAACAGATGCAAAGAGCTATTAGCGAAGCCAAATCTGCATTTGGCGACGGTTCCGTTTTTATCGAAAAATATGTTAGCAAGCCTCGTCATATAGAATTTCAAATAATGGGAGATAAACACGGAAACGTGGTGCATTTATTTGAGAGGGAGTGCTCAATACAAAGAAGACATCAAAAAGTGGTAGAAGAAGCACCATCAGCAGTACTGACACCTGAAATACGTGCTAAAATGGGTGAAGCGGCTAAAAATGTGGCCAAGGCCTGCAATTATTATAATGCTGGAACTGTAGAATTTGTAATGGATGCAGATTTGAATTTTTATTTCCTTGAAATGAACACAAGACTCCAGGTTGAACATCCGGTTACAGAAATGATCACCAGGCTTGATCTCGTAAAGGAACAGATCAAAATTGCAGAAGGAGAAAAATTGAGTTTTTCACAGGATGAGGTAAAAATGTACGGCCATTCTGTTGAAGTAAGAGTATATGCTGAAGACCCGGAAAATAATTTTTTACCTGATACCGGAACATTGGAAACCTATATTCGCCCTCAGGGGAATGGGGTTCGTCTGGACGATGGATTTAGAGAAGGTCAGGCCATTCCAATATTTTATGATCCAATGATTGCGAAATTAGTGAGTTATGGCCACGATCGCGCTGAAGCCATTGATAAAATGCGAAGGGCAATTGATGAATATAAAATCACCGGCTTGAGTACCACTCTTTCTTTTGGAAAATTCGTCATGGACCACGAAGCCTTTTTATCCGGACATTTTGATACTAATTTTGTGAATAAATATTTTAAACCCAATGAGCAAAAAGTGTATTCCAACAATTCTAAATGTCATAAAATTGCAGCTGCATTAACACAAACCATATTTGACGAAAAAAGACCGCAAAAAACAGGCGTAGGTAAAATCGCCGGTACTGCGCAGGGAAAAACCTGGAAAAACAGATTAAACTAAATTTAAATGCCTGAAATACAGCCTATCAAGGCTTGGAGATACAATAAGGAGTTATCTGAAAAAATCGATGAACTCACTTCCCCGCTTTTTGATGTTGTTTCACAAAAACAAAGGGAAAAACTATATCAGAATCCTTTAAACAGCATTCATCTTTCAGTACCCAAGGGAGATGATCCTTTTCAAACTGCCTATGATACCTTTAAGGAATGGAAAGAAAAGGGCATTTTATTAAAGGACCCTATTCCTGCTATTTATGTATATTATCAATATTTTTCTTTCCCGGGGAGTGAAGAGGAATTTTGCCGCAAGGGCTTTGTTTGCAATATCAAAGCACATTATTGGCATGAAAATAGAATTCTGCGACATGAAAATACCATTCCGGAAGCTGTCAACGACCGGATTCAACTCCTTGAAAAAACACAGCTCAATGTTAGCCCAACACACGGTCTTTATAAAGATGATGATTTTATCCTTGAAAAATTTATGGATGAAAGTATGAAAGCCCCTCTTTATGAAACAGAAGATTATCAGGGAGTAAGAGATGTTTTAAGCGTTATTCACGATCAGGAAATAATTGAACATTTTCAAAAAACCATAAAAGGAAGACAAATTATACTCGCCGATGGCCACCATCGCTATGAAAGTTCACTTGTCTATCGGAAAAAAATGGAGAATCAATATCCTGATTCAAAAGGAAATGAACCATACAATTATCACTTGATATATTTAACTAATTCCAGTTCTGATCATTTAAGAATATTACCTACCCACAGATTAGTTAAAAACCTTCCGACTATTGATGAAAATGACATTCTTAGAAAACTTGAAAACTATTTTACCATTAGAGAACTGGAAGATCCTTATGATGTGAACCAGATTATTGCAGGTAAGAAGTTTGCCTTTGGTCTGATTTTCAATAATGCGACCTATAAAATCAGACTCAAAGAAGGATTGGAAAAAACCATTAGCTGGAAATTTCCTGATGTAATTAAGAATCTGGATTTGACCGTATTACACTATTTCTTTATTGAAAAAGTACTGGAAATTAAGGGAAAGGACCAGCGCACGGATACGCATTTGGAGTTTGAACGAAATTTTTCAACCTGTTTGTCAAAAGTTCAGAAAGGGGAAGCGCAAATAGCATTAATCACCAACGATATTAAAATGCATGAAATTCTTGATGTTTGTCATTCTGGATTTACAATGCCACAGAAAAGTACCTATTTCTATCCCAAAGCGATATGTGGGTTTTTATTTAATTCAATCGCCGAATATTAAGCCAGGACTTTCCAATCGGAATAATGACCCTCACAGTATCTTTTACAAGAGATTTTATGATGCATGACTCCCGGTTTGATAATGCTATTTCCTAAAAACATTCTGACACATTCCTGAATACCTTCAATAATTGATGGATGCGGGTGAATTAGTTCGGCCAGTTCTTCTATGCCTTTTCCTGTAGCAATAAGCAAAGCAACAGCTTGAATAGCACTAGATGCATGTTCTCCAAGTGCGCGCATGCCCAATATTTTCATCTCATCATCATCAGTTACCAGGATTTTAAAAAATCCCTGGGTGTTTCTCATTGCTATGGCCCTCGCAATGCATTCAAAACCCAAACTCACTACCTTATAATTTATCCCCTGTTTTTGAGCCATTTGTTCATTCATTCCCACCCCTGCAGTTTCAGGATTTAAAAACATTATTGTAGAAATATTATCATACATCATGCTCTTTTTGGGCTTCCCGTATATTTTTTCAACTGCATATCGGCCTTCCAACTCTCCAACATTTACAAGCGCAATGTCCGCGGTTAAATCACCGACGGCATAGATATTTTTTATACTTGTTTGCGTGTCTCCATCAATGATGTGTCCCCGATCACTCATTTTGATTCCTACACGCCCCAAGCCCAATCCCTCAATATTCGGAACTCTTCCAATCGAAATAAGAGCTTTCTCCACTCTGAATTTGTTGATCTTACCGTTGATGCGAGAAATGGTTTCGTATTCTACCTCCCCATCCACTATTTTCATGGAGTTGAGATCGGTATTTCTGTGAATAATAACTCCTTTTTTCTCAAGATTTTCTTCTATAATGCTTGTAATATCCGAGTCTTCAAAAGGTAGAATTCTTTTATCTCTTGCTATGATGTGAACTTCGGTTTCGCCAAAATTGCTAAAGATTGTTGCGAATTCGCAACCTATCACTCCGGCCCCTACAATTAATAGGCTTTTCGGGTAGTTTTCGAATGAATTAATACCATCACTTGTTACAATAATTTTTTCATCTATTGGTATGTCCTTTATATAACGAGGCCTTGAACCTGTAGCCAATACAATGTTTTCACCCCAAACAACAAATTCTTCATTTTCGGTTAAAATGGATACCTCATTTTTTGTCTGCAGACTTGCAGTTCCTTTAATACTGGTAAAAGCTGAATTGTTTAAATTTCTGAGCCAGGCTATTTGTTCTTCAAGAATATTATTTCGCTCTTTAGCAGCACGATCCACGCTGGCTTTTATTCTTTTGAATGGAACATCCGGAGCTGTTACATTAAAGGTTTTAAGATTTTCATGATAGGCCAAAGCCTGCCTTG is part of the Hyphobacterium sp. CCMP332 genome and encodes:
- a CDS encoding NAD(P)/FAD-dependent oxidoreductase → MEKYDLIVIGGGPSGFAAAMRGVDFNKKVLLIEKDRIGGAGIYNGALTSKTFWELSRQALAYHENLKTFNVTAPDVPFKRIKASVDRAAKERNNILEEQIAWLRNLNNSAFTSIKGTASLQTKNEVSILTENEEFVVWGENIVLATGSRPRYIKDIPIDEKIIVTSDGINSFENYPKSLLIVGAGVIGCEFATIFSNFGETEVHIIARDKRILPFEDSDITSIIEENLEKKGVIIHRNTDLNSMKIVDGEVEYETISRINGKINKFRVEKALISIGRVPNIEGLGLGRVGIKMSDRGHIIDGDTQTSIKNIYAVGDLTADIALVNVGELEGRYAVEKIYGKPKKSMMYDNISTIMFLNPETAGVGMNEQMAQKQGINYKVVSLGFECIARAIAMRNTQGFFKILVTDDDEMKILGMRALGEHASSAIQAVALLIATGKGIEELAELIHPHPSIIEGIQECVRMFLGNSIIKPGVMHHKISCKRYCEGHYSDWKVLA